One genomic segment of Gossypium arboreum isolate Shixiya-1 chromosome 3, ASM2569848v2, whole genome shotgun sequence includes these proteins:
- the LOC108483338 gene encoding cullin-1-like, with translation MAGTEDHHQQCFMEVEQGWAVLQHGINKLINIIEGNDDDKKIHRFSSEEYMRMYSIVFKLCEPNRRGGNSEVLYDKYHNFLKHYITSKVLPSLQGKKDEALVKEIEQRWSNDKVMTRWLTRFFHFLDRYFVPWRKLPPLEQSTLLAFYNLVFGESNHEIKDAVLSLINREREGEGIDQALIRNIVGIYVDVGQGSMKYYERDFEDDMFKATASFYSTKAPIWLKTESYKDCMLKIECCLKHERDTVCCYLQSTSHKKLLEIVEYELMSVHERELKEKKQTDESDPCIG, from the exons ATGGCGGGTACCGAAGATCATCATCAACAGTGCTTCATGGAGGTTGAACAAGGATGGGCTGTGCTTCAACATGGAATTAACAAATTGATTAACATCATAGAAGGCAATGATGATGATAAAAAAATCCATCGTTTTTCATCTGAAGAGTACATGCGTATGTACTC AATTGTATTTAAATTGTGTGAGCCAAACCGGAGAGGCGGAAACTCTGAGGTATTATATGATAAGTACCACAATTTTCTCAAACACTACATCACTAGCAAG GTTTTGCCATCATTGCAAGGGAAAAAAGATGAAGCTTTGGTGAAAGAAATAGAGCAAAGATGGTCAAATGACAAAGTTATGACCAGATGGCTTACTAGATTCTTTCACTTTTTGGATAGATACTTTGTTCCTTGGAGGAAGCTTCCTCCACTAGAACAATCTACTCTTTTAGCTTTCTACAATTTG GTATTTGGAGAATCCAATCATGAAATCAAAGATGCTGTATTGTCCCTG ATTAATCGAGAGCGTGAAGGTGAAGGTATCGATCAAGCTTTGATAAGGAACATTGTGGGTATCTATGTAGATGTTGGGCAAGGCTCTATGAAATACTATGAAcgagactttgaagatgacatgTTTAAAGCTACTGCTTCATTTTATTCCACCAAGGCACCTATCTGGTTAAAAACTGAATCTTACAAGGATTGCATGCTTAAG ATTGAATGTTGCTTGAAACATGAAAGAGACACAGTTTGTTGTTATCTGCAGAGCACAAGCCATAAGAAGTTACTCGAG AttgttgaatatgaattgatgtctGTTCATGAAAGAGAATTGAAAGAGAAGAAACAGACTGATGAATCTGATCCATGCATTGGATGA